The following are encoded together in the Pseudoalteromonas ulvae UL12 genome:
- a CDS encoding TubC N-terminal docking domain-related protein: MVSEVVREAAENGVKLFVENGRLGFKLQKGGQFTAELKARISENKHAIADFLQNYAKKPAIEAIPRVKERNVPQQLSFAQQRLWAIDKFEGGSAHYNMS, translated from the coding sequence ATGGTTTCTGAAGTTGTAAGAGAAGCTGCAGAAAACGGTGTAAAGCTGTTCGTAGAAAATGGACGTTTAGGTTTTAAACTGCAAAAAGGCGGACAATTTACGGCAGAGCTAAAAGCCAGAATCTCTGAAAACAAGCACGCTATTGCCGATTTCTTACAAAATTATGCTAAGAAGCCTGCAATAGAGGCTATACCCCGTGTAAAAGAAAGAAATGTACCTCAGCAGTTGTCATTTGCACAACAACGATTGTGGGCAATAGATAAGTTTGAAGGGGGCTCAGCCCATTACAACATGTCTT
- a CDS encoding non-ribosomal peptide synthetase, with amino-acid sequence MSINQLITELKQQDIQLYLDGEALKIDAPKGRVTSEIIETIKAKKAPIVTHLKMLESMDVISPCTAQLDKNKLPLSFAQKRLWLIDRMEGASEHYNMSRVLEVEGQFDTQIANRALQQIVQRHEILRSIYFEDDGQAWQKVNEDAQIEIGFQKTDAEGDELTALLYRTVIQPFDLTKDLMVRADLIETSSSRQFLILNIHHIAGDGFSISLLIEEFVAIYEAMIIGDAAELPKMPIQYADYAYTQQQWMENGLLDEQIAYWKSQLEDLPLLHQFPIDFPRPARQTNNGIKKRRRLSQSHTAALRKLSEQTGATMFMLLHAAFAVFIARYSGQSDVVIGTPAANRKQQGLESLIGMFVNTLVLRTTYDSNLTFFEFLEHVKQVNVDAQVNQYLPFDEVLATLNIERNLAYNPAFQIMFSMDTYEASESDLKDVRFTPVSSGESFAKFDLELDAIDEGDTILFELVYNTDLFDFDAMERVFKSFEAMVIDVSKSPQKQVSELTIIDPETAIHVMELSCSDSPIESPNSVLRDFESWAEASPNARALTWVQNDSIYHMTYQQLESKSNQLANYFIQKGLEPGDIVALCLPRSEQMVVAMLATLKAGAAYTPIDPDSPANRIELVLKDSQPALLITNSVTELLLGEVTTKINLDKVALENQSTEKPKVEIIDDSLAYLMYTSGSTGVPKGVMIEHDQLNHYVAAAQQEYQITSFDNVLQFSSFSFDISIEECFVTLSQGAALVLRDERWMSSVDAFWSLCHEFSISVVSLPTAFWHQISRYNDALPKSMRIVIIGGEAVNLELVNRWFESAKRPTLINTYGPTETTVVASSFRVTKAYTQNSTIPIGVPFGHVQTYVVDEKNNILPQGVTGELLVAGSGVARGYLNRPADQTARFVTFQRLDGTFTRGYKTGDLANFNYKGELEYAGRIDNQVKIRGYRVELSEIEVQLTKHKDISQAVVTVDEQSGQKRIVAYFVSSTELSADAVTSYLAEQLPEYMVPSALSQIASIPLTTNGKVDYKSLPKIQESMQRSSEISAPETPTEKQLAKLWAQLLQVEFISRFDNFFKLGGHSLTAIQLVSEINQTFNIDLSVQVVFEQKNLAGLANAVEDLVHSGSKCEKITPCTQNNRLPLSFAQQRLWFIDQLESGSTQYNMPLAMKVSGEFNIRCAEQALSKIVERHQVLRTVFKHDEAGAWQEILKHQPFQLNCIDLTVNDDFEPALLTELIEQHSQQTFQLDADVLLKVSFVEAGQLGKFILFNMHHIASDGWSMKILVDEFITLYKAYSQGNQAPVLNDLPIQYKDYAFWQREKHTQGAFEDDLVYWKNQLAGIPPVHDLPLDFARPQVLENQGSLVKFSVDKAVLKGLKQLAQDSDCSLFMIMHAALSIFVARHSQAEDIVIGTPSANRLNSEIAPLIGFFINMIALRTDYRKELTLSQYLEYVKGVNVSAQAHQSLSFEMLVEALQPERSASYSPIFQIALSVDTIESQDLALEDVTFDVLDEVHTTAQFDLTLDVSEAEHELELSFEFNTQLYSASTVEQFADRFATLLTAMASPDFLQQPLSTLPVVSAKERQFLLCDFNDNERAFPKDMTIHDLIDIQSQKTPMTIALVDGDKSYTYQEVNELATRVAVFIIDKGWAPETFIAISMERTVASVVTVLGILKAGLAYVPIDDELPNERIAHILTDSAAPLVIVDHASRLIEQGNTPVITIDEILTTVIEPSAVSAQMVRSDHIAYMTYTSGTTGKAKGVMVEHQAMIARFYGWDDAFDLVNTPPTVLQMAGLSVDIFLGDIVKSLSTGGKLVLCRKEWLLDTEVLCNIIANNRVTFIDVVPSLLRSMMEYTEGKGTQLDTISHVLVGSEAWHGRDLRRLRNMLSAQARCFNIYGQTESVIDATYFDATLCQLADDKIVPIGGPLSNTQIFVLDAQGELVPTGVVGELSVGGPGLARGYRNLPEMTREKFINNSLTTKGERIYCTGDQALIRKDGTIEFLGRNDHQVKVRGFRVELSEIEARLNVLPKVSAAVVLVRKNQAGDNQLIAYLETQSNLTPEDVRTQLGSSLPSYMIPSAFVCVPKFSITVTGKVDRKALPEPDATAYGSEQYIPPSNEAEEVLCYVWEQALQVERVGVRDNFFSLGGDSILMVKVVNMAKSAGIAVSVKSLMLHQTIETLVANLDGEEGGNNVGPVDAFSLLSESERAQLNLDLYEDAYPLSNLQLGSIYHQLKDGNYHIVEPYWVTEDWHEECFVQALNASVARHEILRTSFDSLSERMLQLVHNHIALPYQVFDLRTMDETEFQQTVSSFLEKESDNHFSDQEIQWRINVFLSNTGKFAIVLSHHHAILDGWSVASLITELCKDYQDLINGQVLISRPTLPKFSQYIAEELQAIDSESSKAYFQQLLSDATLLKWSGEDVTRHYKGELDLSGRNIALTELAQRLRVPVRIVLLAVHLYVLAKVNGTTRTTSSVVGHGRLEVAGSEQALGLYLNTQPVVADIQNSSWVQFIAQVSCQLNNTWAHRHYPVAQIQEDLGMDFSGALFNYVNFHVANDLADRNDEGVNPLQQLNTQVGESVNYAFDILFSHDPTSESLLLNLQLSVDDFAQAQVEQYLAYFAAAVADMIDSNGHSTLATVPLLAQAEIEQLLHWGGQINEPTALSHATKLFEGATQQALTTTAVVDERGTLTYEALNDKVNQLACVLLENAVAPNEPVGVFMEANTDLIVVVLALWKIGATYVPLSPTYPADRIQFMIDDANIKTVLTQESLSQDAVFKGANTQILSDLFARFDEEDRILEEPLTSTEQVAYIIYTSGTTGKPKGVQVTHANLSSYCAAVNARYQLTERDRVLQFSNISFDIFIEELCLSVLSGRTLVMKPSQLQSDLEGLAQFIQANSVSVMSLPTAFWAVMAREAMMQDVDRLTSLTTCIVGGEAMKLESIKQWYDKFKDKVRVLNTYGPTETTVVATTHEIDFSRMYKQAPPIGMPLPGYMCFVVGEDGLLAPIGTPGELVVGGTAVSAGYLNRSADTRARFVEQVVTSNLRVPVYKTGDLVKWNSVGELDYIGRVDNQIKLNGYRIEIGEVESAINKVVKLNGLEVIAKDVNGHAALCAYLVSTDAIDVASVVSQLSTMLPEYMVPKYVNVISSLPITANGKVNHQLLPEPEAIIQTETVVAPVTETELNLAELTARFLNIDSSAISMTSGFFELGGNSLMLIQFMYLLNTEYDICLTVPELIEAQSIGGLAQLVENRKLAESVDIQEGENLEVEDEGWL; translated from the coding sequence ATGAGCATCAACCAGCTAATAACTGAATTAAAACAGCAAGATATCCAACTTTATCTGGATGGCGAAGCACTAAAAATAGATGCACCTAAAGGTCGCGTTACGTCTGAAATTATTGAGACGATAAAAGCGAAGAAAGCGCCTATCGTGACACATTTAAAGATGTTGGAATCGATGGATGTGATCAGTCCTTGCACTGCTCAATTGGATAAGAATAAACTCCCACTGTCTTTCGCTCAAAAGCGTTTATGGTTGATCGACCGTATGGAAGGCGCTAGCGAACACTATAATATGTCTCGCGTTTTGGAAGTTGAAGGCCAATTTGATACACAAATAGCTAATCGAGCGCTGCAACAGATCGTGCAGCGCCATGAAATCTTGCGCTCAATTTACTTTGAAGATGACGGGCAAGCATGGCAAAAAGTCAATGAAGATGCGCAAATTGAAATTGGATTTCAAAAAACAGATGCAGAAGGGGACGAGTTAACTGCTTTACTGTACAGAACTGTTATTCAGCCTTTTGATTTAACAAAAGATTTGATGGTTCGAGCTGATTTGATAGAAACGAGTAGTTCGCGCCAGTTTTTGATCCTTAATATTCATCATATAGCGGGTGATGGTTTTTCAATTTCTTTGCTTATTGAAGAATTTGTCGCCATTTATGAAGCAATGATTATCGGCGATGCTGCTGAGCTTCCAAAGATGCCGATACAGTATGCCGATTATGCGTATACGCAACAGCAATGGATGGAAAATGGCCTACTGGACGAGCAAATAGCGTATTGGAAGTCACAACTAGAAGACTTACCGTTATTGCATCAATTTCCAATTGATTTTCCAAGGCCAGCTCGTCAAACGAATAATGGTATCAAGAAGCGCCGCCGCTTAAGTCAATCTCATACTGCCGCGCTTAGAAAGCTATCTGAGCAAACTGGTGCGACAATGTTTATGCTATTGCATGCTGCTTTCGCTGTGTTTATTGCAAGATACAGTGGCCAATCTGATGTCGTTATAGGTACTCCAGCTGCTAATCGCAAGCAACAAGGGCTTGAGTCGCTTATCGGCATGTTTGTCAATACCCTTGTATTACGTACCACTTATGATTCGAACCTGACTTTCTTTGAATTCCTTGAGCACGTAAAACAGGTCAATGTAGATGCGCAAGTTAATCAGTACCTTCCATTTGATGAAGTGCTGGCAACGCTAAATATAGAGCGAAATTTAGCATACAACCCTGCGTTTCAAATCATGTTTTCTATGGATACATATGAAGCATCTGAATCAGACCTGAAAGACGTGCGGTTTACACCTGTTTCTTCTGGTGAGTCTTTTGCTAAGTTCGACCTTGAATTGGATGCAATCGATGAAGGTGACACCATACTGTTTGAGCTTGTTTACAATACAGACTTGTTCGATTTTGATGCTATGGAGAGAGTGTTCAAATCATTTGAGGCTATGGTAATTGACGTTAGTAAAAGCCCGCAAAAGCAAGTTTCAGAGTTAACAATTATTGATCCAGAAACAGCTATTCACGTTATGGAATTGTCTTGTTCAGATAGTCCAATTGAATCACCTAATTCGGTTCTTAGGGATTTTGAATCTTGGGCTGAAGCTAGCCCTAATGCACGTGCATTGACTTGGGTACAGAATGATTCAATCTATCACATGACTTATCAACAGCTTGAATCGAAATCAAATCAACTGGCTAACTATTTCATTCAAAAAGGTCTTGAGCCAGGCGATATTGTAGCGCTATGTTTACCACGCTCAGAACAAATGGTTGTGGCAATGCTTGCTACTCTTAAAGCGGGAGCAGCATATACTCCAATTGATCCTGATAGTCCTGCAAATCGAATTGAACTAGTACTTAAAGACTCTCAGCCTGCATTACTTATCACCAACAGCGTGACGGAATTGCTACTCGGTGAGGTAACTACGAAAATAAACTTAGATAAGGTCGCTTTAGAAAATCAGTCAACTGAGAAGCCTAAGGTAGAAATAATTGACGATTCATTGGCCTATTTAATGTACACGTCTGGTTCTACAGGAGTGCCAAAAGGAGTGATGATTGAGCACGACCAACTGAACCATTATGTTGCGGCGGCTCAGCAGGAATACCAAATTACAAGCTTTGACAATGTGTTGCAATTCTCATCATTCTCATTTGATATTTCCATTGAAGAGTGTTTCGTTACGCTAAGCCAAGGAGCCGCGTTAGTGCTGCGCGATGAGCGTTGGATGAGTAGCGTAGACGCTTTTTGGAGTTTATGTCATGAATTCTCAATTTCAGTTGTAAGTTTACCTACAGCGTTTTGGCATCAAATCAGTCGTTACAACGACGCTCTGCCCAAATCAATGCGTATAGTCATTATTGGAGGAGAAGCCGTTAATCTTGAGCTTGTTAATCGCTGGTTCGAAAGTGCAAAGCGTCCTACATTAATTAACACATATGGGCCAACAGAAACTACGGTTGTTGCTTCATCATTTCGTGTAACCAAGGCCTACACTCAAAACTCGACTATTCCTATTGGCGTTCCATTTGGTCATGTACAGACCTACGTTGTTGATGAGAAAAACAATATTTTGCCGCAAGGAGTAACTGGAGAGTTACTGGTTGCCGGTAGTGGCGTGGCACGTGGATATTTGAATCGACCAGCAGATCAAACGGCACGATTTGTTACATTCCAAAGACTTGACGGTACATTTACACGCGGGTACAAAACAGGTGATCTCGCCAATTTCAATTACAAAGGTGAATTAGAGTACGCGGGCCGTATCGATAATCAGGTCAAAATTCGTGGGTACAGGGTTGAATTATCAGAAATTGAAGTACAGCTCACTAAACACAAGGATATTTCACAGGCAGTAGTCACGGTTGATGAACAGAGCGGTCAAAAACGTATTGTTGCATATTTTGTTTCTTCAACGGAGTTGTCGGCTGATGCCGTGACAAGCTATTTAGCAGAACAACTACCAGAATATATGGTGCCTTCTGCGCTGAGCCAAATAGCGTCAATTCCGTTAACTACAAACGGAAAAGTTGATTATAAATCATTACCAAAAATTCAGGAATCAATGCAACGAAGCAGTGAAATATCTGCACCTGAAACACCGACAGAAAAGCAGCTAGCAAAGCTATGGGCTCAACTTTTACAAGTGGAGTTTATTTCCCGTTTTGATAATTTCTTTAAGCTTGGCGGGCATTCATTAACCGCGATTCAATTGGTCTCGGAGATTAATCAAACATTTAATATTGATTTATCAGTTCAGGTAGTTTTTGAACAAAAAAACCTTGCTGGGTTAGCTAATGCAGTTGAAGATTTAGTTCATTCAGGAAGTAAATGTGAAAAAATTACTCCTTGTACGCAAAATAATCGACTTCCTTTGTCATTCGCTCAACAACGTTTGTGGTTTATTGATCAGTTAGAAAGTGGTTCAACACAATACAACATGCCATTGGCAATGAAAGTGTCTGGCGAATTTAACATACGTTGTGCAGAGCAGGCACTTTCAAAAATTGTCGAACGACATCAAGTGTTAAGGACTGTATTCAAACACGATGAAGCAGGCGCATGGCAGGAAATTCTTAAACACCAGCCATTCCAGCTTAATTGTATTGATTTAACTGTCAATGATGATTTTGAGCCAGCGTTGTTAACGGAGTTGATAGAGCAACACAGCCAGCAAACTTTCCAACTTGATGCGGATGTGCTCCTTAAGGTGTCTTTTGTTGAAGCAGGTCAATTAGGCAAATTTATATTATTCAACATGCATCACATTGCATCAGATGGCTGGTCAATGAAGATCTTGGTTGATGAATTTATCACTTTGTACAAAGCATATTCTCAAGGCAACCAAGCACCAGTACTTAATGATTTGCCAATTCAGTACAAAGACTATGCATTTTGGCAACGAGAAAAGCATACACAAGGTGCATTCGAAGACGATTTGGTTTATTGGAAAAATCAATTAGCCGGCATCCCTCCTGTGCATGATTTACCTTTAGACTTTGCACGACCACAAGTGCTGGAAAATCAAGGTTCACTGGTGAAATTTTCAGTCGACAAAGCTGTATTAAAAGGACTTAAGCAGCTTGCTCAGGACAGCGATTGTAGCTTGTTTATGATCATGCATGCGGCATTGTCGATATTTGTTGCTCGTCATAGTCAAGCAGAAGACATCGTAATTGGTACGCCTAGCGCGAATAGATTAAACAGCGAAATCGCGCCGTTGATTGGCTTTTTTATCAACATGATTGCGTTGAGAACTGATTACCGGAAGGAGTTGACGCTATCGCAATACCTCGAATATGTGAAAGGGGTGAACGTTTCTGCTCAAGCCCATCAATCATTATCGTTTGAAATGTTGGTAGAAGCATTACAGCCTGAACGTAGTGCCAGCTATTCGCCGATATTCCAAATAGCCTTATCTGTCGACACCATTGAATCACAAGATTTGGCACTTGAAGACGTGACCTTTGATGTGCTGGATGAAGTACACACAACTGCGCAATTTGATTTAACTCTAGATGTCAGTGAAGCAGAGCACGAATTGGAATTGAGTTTTGAATTCAACACGCAGTTGTATTCCGCTTCAACAGTAGAACAGTTTGCCGATAGGTTTGCTACTTTACTCACAGCGATGGCTTCACCAGATTTTCTACAGCAACCGTTGTCCACGTTGCCAGTGGTATCAGCCAAAGAGCGCCAGTTCTTGTTGTGTGACTTCAATGATAATGAACGTGCATTTCCAAAGGACATGACGATTCACGACTTGATAGACATACAATCCCAAAAAACACCAATGACTATCGCATTGGTAGATGGAGATAAATCATATACCTACCAAGAAGTTAATGAACTGGCTACTCGAGTCGCAGTATTTATCATCGATAAAGGCTGGGCGCCTGAAACTTTTATTGCTATCAGTATGGAGAGAACAGTTGCTTCAGTAGTGACTGTATTGGGTATCTTGAAAGCGGGCTTGGCTTATGTGCCAATCGATGATGAGCTTCCGAATGAAAGAATCGCACATATTCTAACTGATAGCGCAGCGCCATTGGTCATCGTAGATCATGCTTCTCGACTAATTGAGCAAGGAAACACGCCAGTCATTACTATTGATGAAATCCTTACAACAGTTATTGAACCTTCTGCAGTATCAGCTCAAATGGTTCGATCTGATCATATCGCATATATGACTTATACCTCAGGCACTACGGGTAAAGCTAAAGGCGTAATGGTTGAGCACCAAGCCATGATTGCACGTTTTTACGGATGGGATGATGCCTTTGATCTTGTTAACACTCCGCCAACGGTACTCCAAATGGCAGGACTATCCGTAGATATCTTCTTAGGCGATATTGTTAAAAGCTTGTCCACAGGGGGCAAACTTGTTTTGTGTCGCAAAGAGTGGTTACTCGATACAGAAGTACTATGTAACATTATTGCGAACAATCGAGTGACATTTATCGATGTTGTACCAAGCCTATTGCGCAGCATGATGGAATACACAGAAGGAAAGGGAACGCAACTTGATACGATCAGTCATGTATTGGTAGGTTCAGAAGCGTGGCATGGACGTGATTTGCGTCGCTTACGTAATATGCTCAGTGCGCAGGCTCGTTGCTTCAATATATACGGTCAAACTGAGTCCGTGATAGACGCAACATATTTTGATGCCACACTATGCCAATTGGCTGACGACAAAATTGTTCCTATAGGAGGCCCTTTAAGTAACACGCAAATATTCGTTTTAGATGCACAAGGTGAATTGGTGCCAACAGGAGTTGTGGGTGAGTTATCGGTTGGAGGGCCGGGCCTAGCGCGCGGTTATCGTAACTTGCCTGAGATGACACGAGAAAAATTCATCAACAATTCACTCACTACTAAAGGTGAACGCATTTACTGCACGGGTGATCAGGCTTTGATCAGGAAAGATGGCACGATTGAGTTTCTTGGTCGAAATGACCATCAGGTCAAAGTCAGAGGGTTTCGTGTTGAGCTATCTGAAATAGAAGCACGATTAAATGTACTGCCAAAAGTTTCGGCTGCCGTTGTATTGGTGCGCAAAAATCAAGCTGGCGATAATCAACTTATTGCTTATCTTGAAACGCAATCAAATTTGACGCCAGAAGACGTCAGAACGCAACTAGGTTCGAGTTTGCCTAGTTACATGATCCCATCGGCATTTGTCTGTGTTCCAAAGTTTAGCATTACAGTGACAGGTAAGGTCGATCGTAAAGCATTACCTGAGCCAGATGCGACTGCTTACGGCAGCGAACAATATATTCCACCGAGCAATGAGGCAGAAGAAGTACTTTGTTACGTGTGGGAACAGGCTCTCCAAGTTGAACGTGTAGGTGTTAGAGATAACTTTTTCAGCCTAGGCGGAGATTCAATATTGATGGTGAAAGTAGTGAATATGGCTAAGAGTGCTGGCATTGCTGTCTCCGTTAAATCTTTGATGCTGCACCAAACAATTGAAACGCTCGTGGCAAATTTAGATGGTGAAGAAGGCGGCAATAATGTTGGCCCCGTAGATGCGTTTTCCTTGTTAAGTGAATCGGAACGAGCACAGCTTAATCTAGATTTATATGAAGACGCTTATCCTTTGTCTAACTTACAACTGGGCTCGATTTATCACCAATTGAAAGACGGAAACTACCACATTGTGGAACCGTATTGGGTCACCGAAGATTGGCATGAAGAATGTTTTGTACAAGCACTGAATGCATCAGTAGCTCGTCATGAAATTTTGCGTACGAGTTTTGACTCACTTTCCGAAAGAATGTTACAGCTGGTACATAATCATATTGCATTGCCATACCAAGTTTTTGACTTGCGTACGATGGATGAAACGGAATTTCAACAGACGGTATCGTCATTCCTTGAAAAGGAGAGTGATAATCATTTTTCTGATCAAGAAATACAGTGGCGCATTAATGTATTTCTTTCAAATACAGGCAAGTTTGCAATAGTCCTATCTCACCATCACGCTATCTTAGATGGCTGGAGTGTGGCGTCGTTGATAACAGAGTTATGCAAAGATTATCAGGACTTGATAAACGGCCAAGTGCTAATATCTCGCCCAACACTACCTAAGTTTAGTCAGTACATTGCAGAAGAATTGCAAGCGATTGACAGCGAGTCATCTAAAGCTTACTTCCAACAACTATTATCGGATGCAACACTGCTCAAATGGAGTGGTGAAGACGTAACTCGCCACTACAAAGGGGAATTAGATCTATCGGGCCGTAATATTGCTCTTACTGAATTGGCGCAACGTTTAAGAGTTCCGGTTCGCATCGTGTTATTGGCAGTACATTTATATGTGCTTGCAAAAGTAAATGGTACTACAAGGACAACGTCTTCAGTAGTAGGTCATGGTCGTCTGGAAGTAGCAGGCAGTGAACAAGCACTTGGTCTTTATCTCAATACTCAACCAGTAGTTGCGGATATACAAAATTCTAGTTGGGTACAGTTTATTGCCCAAGTGAGCTGCCAATTAAACAACACTTGGGCGCATCGTCATTATCCTGTGGCACAAATTCAGGAAGATCTAGGTATGGACTTTTCTGGTGCTCTGTTTAACTACGTGAACTTTCATGTTGCTAATGATTTAGCTGACCGAAATGATGAAGGGGTCAATCCACTTCAGCAACTTAATACGCAGGTGGGTGAATCAGTAAACTATGCATTCGATATTTTGTTTAGCCATGACCCGACGAGCGAATCTTTATTATTAAACCTACAGCTGAGCGTAGACGACTTTGCACAGGCTCAGGTTGAACAATACTTGGCTTATTTCGCCGCTGCTGTTGCAGACATGATAGATAGCAATGGTCATTCTACTTTAGCAACCGTACCATTACTTGCCCAAGCTGAAATAGAGCAGCTCCTACATTGGGGCGGCCAAATTAATGAACCTACAGCATTAAGCCATGCAACGAAATTGTTTGAGGGAGCCACACAGCAGGCACTGACGACTACCGCAGTTGTGGACGAAAGAGGAACGCTCACATACGAAGCGCTTAACGATAAAGTTAATCAGTTAGCTTGCGTATTGCTTGAGAACGCCGTAGCGCCAAATGAGCCTGTGGGTGTCTTTATGGAGGCGAATACCGACTTAATTGTTGTCGTACTTGCTCTGTGGAAGATAGGAGCAACTTATGTACCGCTTTCTCCAACTTATCCTGCTGATCGTATTCAATTTATGATTGACGATGCAAATATTAAGACAGTATTGACTCAGGAAAGTTTGAGTCAAGATGCAGTGTTTAAGGGAGCTAATACTCAAATACTGTCGGATCTTTTTGCAAGGTTTGACGAAGAAGATCGAATACTTGAGGAACCGCTTACTTCAACTGAACAAGTCGCGTACATCATCTATACCTCAGGAACAACGGGTAAGCCAAAAGGCGTACAAGTTACGCATGCTAACTTGAGTAGCTATTGTGCGGCGGTAAATGCTCGCTATCAATTGACAGAGCGTGATCGAGTATTGCAGTTCTCCAATATCAGCTTCGATATTTTTATTGAAGAGTTATGTTTATCCGTGTTGAGCGGGCGCACGCTCGTTATGAAACCAAGCCAATTACAATCGGATCTAGAGGGCTTAGCTCAGTTTATCCAAGCTAATTCTGTATCTGTTATGTCGTTACCAACAGCGTTCTGGGCTGTTATGGCGCGGGAAGCTATGATGCAAGATGTTGATCGTCTTACATCACTTACAACATGTATTGTTGGTGGTGAAGCGATGAAGCTAGAGTCAATAAAACAGTGGTATGACAAGTTTAAGGATAAGGTTCGAGTGCTCAATACTTATGGCCCGACAGAAACAACGGTCGTAGCTACCACTCATGAAATCGATTTTAGTCGCATGTATAAACAAGCTCCGCCTATTGGTATGCCGCTACCGGGTTACATGTGTTTTGTGGTAGGTGAAGATGGGCTTTTGGCGCCAATTGGTACGCCAGGCGAACTCGTTGTTGGGGGAACTGCGGTAAGCGCAGGCTATCTGAACCGTAGCGCTGATACGCGGGCACGTTTTGTAGAACAAGTTGTTACTAGCAATTTGCGTGTACCTGTTTATAAAACAGGTGATCTAGTGAAGTGGAATAGCGTTGGTGAACTTGACTACATTGGTCGTGTTGATAATCAAATCAAGCTGAATGGCTATCGCATTGAAATTGGCGAAGTGGAATCTGCGATTAACAAGGTGGTTAAGCTTAACGGACTGGAAGTAATTGCAAAAGATGTAAATGGTCATGCGGCATTATGCGCTTATCTGGTTTCGACAGATGCGATTGATGTGGCCAGTGTGGTTTCGCAATTGAGTACAATGCTACCGGAATACATGGTTCCTAAGTACGTCAATGTAATTTCATCATTGCCAATTACCGCCAACGGCAAAGTTAATCATCAGCTTCTTCCTGAGCCTGAAGCTATTATTCAAACAGAAACCGTCGTAGCACCTGTCACTGAAACAGAGCTGAATTTAGCTGAATTGACAGCTCGATTCCTGAATATCGATTCATCTGCTATTAGCATGACATCAGGCTTTTTTGAACTAGGTGGCAACTCTTTAATGCTGATCCAGTTTATGTATCTACTAAACACAGAATATGACATTTGCTTAACAGTGCCAGAGCTTATCGAAGCCCAATCCATCGGAGGGTTAGCTCAACTGGTTGAAAACCGAAAACTAGCTGAATCCGTTGACATTCAAGAAGGCGAAAATCTTGAAGTAGAAGATGAGGGGTGGTTGTAA